The genomic window TGTGAGTTTTATTTTTTTAGATATATAAAATTTTACAAATAAACTACTTTTACTAAATACTAATTCAACATATCGGTGTTAGACTTAATCCGTACCAAGGGGAGCAGATTTTGATAATTTTAACAAAAGGAGAGGATTTTCAAATGAAAAAAAGAATCGCATTATTACTAGCAGGGTTATCAATAGTATCAGGTACAGCATTGGCTGGGTCTTTGTCTTTAGTTGACGAGATAAAAATTAACGATGAAACAAACTACAGATCAGATGAAAGAATCAAAACAGAGTGGACTATAGTCAAAGGAGAGTACAAGGCAGATAACGGTTTAAAATTAAAATTTGATATTGACAGAGATGACATCAATTATGATGCAACAGGTTATGAAGATCACGAAGGTTGGGATACATATTTCGCAGCATACTATCCACTTGCATCTGCAGAATTAGGCGGACTTACTTTTAAAAACGAGATAGGTGCAGAGATATACTATGACCAAGAGGATTCTTATGATAAGAACGGTTCAGAGCAAGCAGGAAAAGAGGAAACAGAATTAGGACTTGCTCTTAAAACAAAGACTAAGTTAAATGATATTACAACTTGGTCAACTAAGTTTTGGGCTAGAAATGTTGATTATGAAAAAGGAACAACTGAAGATGATGATGTCCTTTTCGGTATAGAAACGGCATTGGGAATGGAATTCAACAAAAACTGGTCAGCAGAGATCGAAGTTGATGGGTTCTGGGGTGGATACAGTGACAGTGCCAATACATTTGCAGGCAACGGAATTGATTCATTCAACTATGAAGTATTCGCATATTTAAACTATGTTCAAGACCTCTATAAAACGGATAACTTTAAATTGTACTTTATGACTGAAGTTGGAGCTGAGTACTTTGCTCAGGGAGAGGACTACAAAGATGCAGGAAGCGATAAAGCAGAACATTATGTAATGCCTGGAATAGGGTTCAAATACGGTGTGACAGAGACTGTATCCCTTCATGGTTGGACAGGTTACAAGGTGCTAGGAGAGGTTGCCAACGGAGATGGAACTGTAGATGACAACAATGAGTGGGAATCAGTAATAGGATTTAAGGTAACTATGTAATCCTGTCTAACTCTTCCCGAGTTAGATATAGAGAAAGCCCGGCTTTTGGCCGGGTTTTTAGATTTTCAATAGATTTTCAATAAGAAGTTATCTGTTATTCTTTACAGTTTCTAAATATCTCTGACAGTGAGAACATTTGACCATGTTTCTTTCCTTCACAAACTCTATAGGATCACAACTTGTCTTTTCTTGACAGTAGGGGCATTTTTGGGTGCAGAAAAGAGAAGCAATTTTTACCTTAATAAATTCTAAAATTTTATAGATACCAAAATCATTCATAATAAATCACCTCATAGTTATTTATTTAGATCACAGTTGAAATCCTTTTTTTACTTTTTATATTATCATAGTAACCAGTAAAGACATAAAAAATAGAGCAAATTTTAAAAGAAATTGAAGGAAATGCATGACGAGTATGTAAATAAGACTTTAGGAGGGATGCCAAATGAAGCGATTAATTTTATTGACAGTGATGGTATTAAGCTTTTCATTTTCTTATAGTTCCAGCATCTATACATCTGAGAAGGGGATGGTGCAGACATTACTGGAGAAAACAGGTATAAAAAAAGACCAGAGTCAGAATTTTAAAGTAGATGACATAAAAGTTTTTTCTGAAAAAAATGACTACAGAAGAATAAATATAGATATAAAAAATATCAGTTCAGAGGATTATAAGTCAGTTACATTTTCAATATTACTGGGAAAAACAAGAGAGACAATGTCAGAGGTGTATACTTTTACTCTGTATGATATAAGATCAGGTAAAAAATATAAATTTAATTCTAAGGTATATGTGGGTGATATCAAAGGCAAAAAAGCAGAAGTTAGATTTATAGGGGGAGAAGCTAAATAGCTTTTCCTCTTTTGTTTTGCAGTGGGTGTTTAGCTGTGTTATAATGTGTAGAAAATGGAAAAAATGGGAAAAAGGGGAGATTTGAAATATGAAAAAAGCTGTGCTTTTGGATGTAAGTGCAATTATGTATAGAGCTTTTTTTGCTCATATGAATTTTAGAACAAAAAATGAGCCCACAGGAGCAGTATTTGGATTTACCAATACGCTTTTGGCAATTATTGATGAATTTTCACCTGATTATATCGGAGCAGCTTTTGACGTAAAAAGGTCAACTCTGAGAAGAAGTGAAAAATACAAAGATTATAAAGCCGCAAGAAAACCTATACCTGAAGATCTTGTTGTACAGATCCCAAAGATAGAGGAACTCTTAGATTGTTTTGGAATAGAAAAATTTAAAATAGATGGCAATGAGGCAGATGATGTCATAGGGGCCCTTGCAAAAAAGCTCTCTGCAGAAAATATAGAAGTCTATATAATAACAGGAGACAAGGATCTTTCTCAGCTTGTTGACGGAAATATAAATATAGCTCTTTTGGGAAAAGGCGAGGGAAAGGAAAGGTTTAAGATTCTCAGAAGTGAAGAGGACGTAATAGAACAACTTGGAGTCAGGCCAAATGATATACCTGATCTATTTGGGCTTATAGGGGATACCAGTGACGGGATTCCAGGTGTTCGTAAAATAGGAGCTAAAAAAGCTCTGGTAATGCTCGAGAAATATAAAAATCTAGAAGGTATATATGAGCATCTCGACGAACTGTCTGACCTACCAGGAATAGGGCAGGGCCTTGTGAAGAATATAGAGGAAGACAGAGAACTGGCATTTCTCAGCAGAGAGCTTGCCACCATAGATTTGGATATACCTGTAGAATATAACCCTCATAAACTCCAGCACGGAATAGATAGAGGAAAGCTTTATGAACTCTTTAAAAATTTGGAATTTAAAGCCCTAATAAAAAAAATGAATCTGAAAGACCTAGAGTTAAAAAAAGAAATTACAGAAGATAAAAATGAAAATTTGGAAAAATTTTCGCTAGACAATGTACAGATGAGTCTTTTTGGCGGGAAAGCTGCTGAAGAGTTGGTTGTTGAGAGAGAAAATAAAATAATTACAACTGAAGATATGTTTGAAGATATGCTGAAAAAGGCAAAGATTGAAAAAATTGCAGGAATTGTCTATGGAGGATGTGGAGTTGCAGTGACTTTGAAACACTGCAACTACTATTTACCTGTGAGTCATGACTTTGTGGGGGCTAAGAATATTAGCAGAGATCTTTTGGAAAATTTTTTATCTTCTGATATAGATTTTATATCATATAAATTTAAGGATATCCTGAATGAAGGATACGAGATAAGAAACATGCATTTTGATGTTATGATAGCTTATTTTCTTCTCACCGCACAGACGAAGGAGGATATAGAGGCAGTTCTTTATAGTGAAACAGGTGAGGAATTTCCTGTTTATAAAGAGATTTTTGGTAAAGAAGAATCTTCAAAACTTCCACTGGAAGAATATGGAGAGTTTTTGATGAAAAGAAGTGAAGCCCTCTGTGAAATATATCAAAATTTGAAAATGAGAATAGAGGAGGAAGAACTACACGACCTTTTTTATAATGTGGAGATGAAACTTATCCTGATTCTTTCTAAGATGGAGAGAGAGGGAATAGCCATAGATCCAAAATATTTTAAAAAATACAGCTTAGAGCTCACTAAAAGACTAGAAGATCTGAAAAAAGAGATTTTTAAAATTTCTGAAGAGGAGTTTAACTTGAACTCGCCTAAACAATTGGCGGAGATACTCTTTATGAAGCTTAATATAGAACCTGTGAGTAAGACGAAAACTGGCTTTTCTACTAATGTAGATGTTCTAGAGACACTCAGAGACAGGGGCGAGAAAATAGCGGAATATATATTGGATTACAGAAAACTTACAAAACTTCAGAGCACCTATGTAGATGCTCTGCCAAAACTTGCAGACAAGAACAACAGGCTTCACACAACTTTTAATCAGACAGGTGCAGCCACAGGGAGGCTTTCATCTTCTAATCCAAACCTTCAAAATATACCTGTGAAAAGTGATGAAGGTATAAAGATAAGACGTGGCTTTGTATCTGATAAAGGGAATACACTTTTGGCCATAGATTATTCTCAAATAGAACTGAGGGTACTAGCGGAACTTTCAGGAGATGAGACACTCATAAAAGCTTATGCAGACGGACTTGACCTTCATGATCTTACAGCTAAAAAAATATTTGATATAAGCACAGATGTAACAAGAAGTCAGAGAACCATGGCAAAAATAGTAAACTTCAGTATTATTTACGGAAAAACGCCCTTTGGACTTTCTAAGGAGCTCGGAATAACTCAAAAAGATGCCAAGGAATATATTAAAAGATATTTTGCTCAGTATCCAAGAGTTAAAGAGCTTGAAGAAAAAATTATAAAAAATGCAGAAGAGAAGGGATATGTAAAAACATATTTTGGGAGAAAGAGATCAGTAGATGGGATTACTTCAAAAAATGGGAACATAAAAAAACAGGCTGACAGAATGGCTGTAAATACAGTTATTCAAGGAACAGCAGCGGATATTTTGAAAAAAGTAATGATAGAAATAGATAAAAAAATCGCAGATGAGAAAGACATAAAAATGAATCTTCAAGTTCATGATGAACTTATTTTTGAAGTTAAAGATGAGAGCATAGAAAAATACGCAGAGATGATAAAAAATATAATGGAGAACAGCATAGAATTCAAAAATGTAAAATTAGAGGCAAATGTTGCCCACGGGAAAAATTGGGCAGAAGCTAAATAAAGGGGTGGGGAGATGTCGTATACTCACATGGTTAAAGAGGAGGTATTGAAAAAAGAGATAAATTCTCCTTTGGAAAAACTTTTGGAGGTATATTCTTTTTTAAAAGGGAAAAAATCTATTTTGAAGGATAGAATAGAGATAAAACTTGAGAACAGAGAGATAGCAGAAAGGGTTTATGAATTTTTACGAGAGCTCACCCAGATGAAAATTTTCATAAAATATTCTGTAAGCAGGAGATTGGGTGAGCACAATGTCTATACCATAACTCTTCCTAAACAGAATGGATATGCTGAGTTTATAAATAAACTAAACAAATATGATAATATAGAACTTGCTGATTATGATGAAAAATTCAAAGGTTTTCTGAGGGGGCTTTTTCTAAGCTGTGGATATATAAAATCTCCTGATAAAGAATATGCCATGGATTTTTTTATTGATAGCGAAGAAATTGGAGAAAAACTCTATAAAACTTTGAAAATGAAAGATAAGAGAGTGTTTAAGACAAAAAAAAGAAACAAATCTCTTATATATCTCAGAAATTCTGAAGATATTATGGATATAATGGTTAATGTGGGAGCTATCACAGAGTTTTTCAAGTATGAAGAAGTGACTATGATGAGAGACCTAAAAAACAAAACCATAAGGGAGATTAATTGGGAAGTAGCCAACGAAACTAAGACTCTAGATACTGGAAAAAAACAGATAAAAATGATAAAATACATAGGGAAGAAAATTGGCCTAAATAATCTCAGCGGAGTTCTCGAAGAGGTGGCTTTCCTCAGGCTTCATAATCCTGAAAGCTCTCTTACAGAGCTTGCAGAGATGGTAGGGATATCAAAATCTGGAATAAGAAACAGATTCCGTAGGATAGAGCAGGTTTACAATGAACTGATTGAAAAAGAAAAAACTGGAGAGAAACAAGAGTGAGGGGCTATGAAAATAATAGAAAATATATTTACAACAAAGGAAAAGTTCCCAAATACATATGTAGCTATAGGTTCTTTTGATGGCATACATTCTGGTCATAAAGAAGTTATATCTTCAGCAGTCAAAAAAGCGAAAGAAAAAAACGGAAGGTCGGTTGTATTTACCTTTGCCAATCATCCCATGGAAGTGGTAGATAAGAGTAGGGCTCCTAAACTAATAAATTCTAGGGA from uncultured Ilyobacter sp. includes these protein-coding regions:
- the polA gene encoding DNA polymerase I encodes the protein MKKAVLLDVSAIMYRAFFAHMNFRTKNEPTGAVFGFTNTLLAIIDEFSPDYIGAAFDVKRSTLRRSEKYKDYKAARKPIPEDLVVQIPKIEELLDCFGIEKFKIDGNEADDVIGALAKKLSAENIEVYIITGDKDLSQLVDGNINIALLGKGEGKERFKILRSEEDVIEQLGVRPNDIPDLFGLIGDTSDGIPGVRKIGAKKALVMLEKYKNLEGIYEHLDELSDLPGIGQGLVKNIEEDRELAFLSRELATIDLDIPVEYNPHKLQHGIDRGKLYELFKNLEFKALIKKMNLKDLELKKEITEDKNENLEKFSLDNVQMSLFGGKAAEELVVERENKIITTEDMFEDMLKKAKIEKIAGIVYGGCGVAVTLKHCNYYLPVSHDFVGAKNISRDLLENFLSSDIDFISYKFKDILNEGYEIRNMHFDVMIAYFLLTAQTKEDIEAVLYSETGEEFPVYKEIFGKEESSKLPLEEYGEFLMKRSEALCEIYQNLKMRIEEEELHDLFYNVEMKLILILSKMEREGIAIDPKYFKKYSLELTKRLEDLKKEIFKISEEEFNLNSPKQLAEILFMKLNIEPVSKTKTGFSTNVDVLETLRDRGEKIAEYILDYRKLTKLQSTYVDALPKLADKNNRLHTTFNQTGAATGRLSSSNPNLQNIPVKSDEGIKIRRGFVSDKGNTLLAIDYSQIELRVLAELSGDETLIKAYADGLDLHDLTAKKIFDISTDVTRSQRTMAKIVNFSIIYGKTPFGLSKELGITQKDAKEYIKRYFAQYPRVKELEEKIIKNAEEKGYVKTYFGRKRSVDGITSKNGNIKKQADRMAVNTVIQGTAADILKKVMIEIDKKIADEKDIKMNLQVHDELIFEVKDESIEKYAEMIKNIMENSIEFKNVKLEANVAHGKNWAEAK
- the whiA gene encoding DNA-binding protein WhiA codes for the protein MSYTHMVKEEVLKKEINSPLEKLLEVYSFLKGKKSILKDRIEIKLENREIAERVYEFLRELTQMKIFIKYSVSRRLGEHNVYTITLPKQNGYAEFINKLNKYDNIELADYDEKFKGFLRGLFLSCGYIKSPDKEYAMDFFIDSEEIGEKLYKTLKMKDKRVFKTKKRNKSLIYLRNSEDIMDIMVNVGAITEFFKYEEVTMMRDLKNKTIREINWEVANETKTLDTGKKQIKMIKYIGKKIGLNNLSGVLEEVAFLRLHNPESSLTELAEMVGISKSGIRNRFRRIEQVYNELIEKEKTGEKQE